A window of the Xiashengella succiniciproducens genome harbors these coding sequences:
- the typA gene encoding translational GTPase TypA, producing the protein MNIRNIAIIAHVDHGKTTLVDKMLMASKLFKEHQQVGELIMDNNDLERERGITILAKNVSVNWKGTKINIIDTPGHADFGGEVERVLNMTDGVLLLVDAFEGPMPQTRFVLQKALNLGLKPIVVINKVDKPNCRPEEVQEAIFDLMFSLHATEEQLDFVTVYGSARENWMSDDWKVRTNDISVLMDSIVKNIPAPKPNEGTPQMLISSLDYSAYLGRIAIGRVHRGTLKPGMEISVVSRDGSMYKTRIKELNVFEGLGRAKADEVKAGEICALVGLDKFEIGDSICDPESPEPLDPIAVDEPTMSMLFTINNSPFYGKEGKFVTSRHIKERLDKELEKNLALRVEETDSADAWNVFGRGVLHLSVLIETMRREGYELQVGQPKVIIKEIAGEKHEPVEELTIDLPKEMSGKAIELVTQRRGELKSMETKGDRVHLEFIIPSRGIIGLRNNMLTATSGEAVMAHRFIEFQPWKGTIEKRQNGSLIAMESGTAYAYAIDKLQDRGKFFIFPQEEVYMGQVVGENNRDGDITVNVTKSKKLTNMRASGSDDKVKLTPPIVFSLEEALEYIQGDEYVEVTPKSIRLRKIFLQEHERKRLSKQA; encoded by the coding sequence ATGAATATCAGAAACATTGCCATTATTGCACACGTTGACCACGGAAAGACAACACTGGTTGACAAGATGCTAATGGCTTCCAAGCTCTTTAAAGAGCACCAGCAGGTAGGTGAACTGATTATGGACAACAATGACCTGGAAAGGGAAAGAGGAATCACCATACTTGCCAAGAACGTCTCGGTAAACTGGAAAGGAACCAAGATTAACATCATAGACACCCCAGGCCACGCCGACTTCGGTGGAGAGGTTGAACGGGTGCTCAACATGACCGACGGAGTATTGTTGCTTGTTGACGCCTTTGAGGGACCTATGCCCCAGACCCGCTTCGTACTGCAAAAGGCACTTAACCTGGGTCTCAAACCAATTGTTGTAATCAACAAGGTTGACAAGCCCAACTGCCGTCCGGAAGAAGTACAGGAAGCCATCTTCGACCTTATGTTCAGCCTTCATGCAACAGAAGAACAGCTTGACTTCGTCACTGTTTACGGTTCAGCGCGTGAAAACTGGATGTCAGATGACTGGAAAGTCAGGACTAATGACATCAGTGTTCTGATGGACAGTATTGTTAAGAACATTCCTGCTCCCAAGCCAAACGAAGGGACTCCTCAGATGTTGATCAGTTCTCTGGACTACTCTGCATATCTGGGGCGTATTGCCATCGGCAGGGTTCATCGCGGAACCCTAAAACCTGGGATGGAAATTTCAGTAGTTAGTCGTGACGGCAGTATGTACAAGACCAGGATTAAGGAACTCAACGTATTTGAAGGACTTGGCAGGGCAAAGGCTGACGAAGTTAAGGCCGGTGAGATTTGCGCACTGGTAGGACTTGATAAGTTCGAGATCGGTGATTCTATCTGCGATCCTGAAAGTCCTGAACCACTTGATCCTATTGCAGTAGATGAGCCAACTATGAGTATGCTCTTTACTATCAACAACTCCCCCTTCTATGGTAAGGAAGGTAAGTTTGTGACATCAAGACATATCAAGGAAAGGTTGGACAAGGAACTTGAGAAGAATCTTGCCCTTAGGGTTGAAGAAACTGATTCTGCGGATGCCTGGAACGTTTTCGGACGAGGAGTATTGCATCTCTCAGTTCTTATCGAGACTATGCGCCGTGAAGGTTATGAACTTCAGGTTGGACAGCCAAAAGTAATTATAAAAGAAATTGCAGGAGAAAAGCACGAACCGGTAGAAGAACTGACTATAGACCTACCCAAGGAAATGTCAGGTAAGGCTATCGAACTGGTAACTCAACGCAGAGGGGAGTTGAAAAGTATGGAAACCAAAGGAGACAGGGTACACCTTGAATTCATAATACCATCAAGGGGTATTATTGGTCTCCGTAATAATATGCTTACCGCCACTTCTGGTGAAGCCGTGATGGCTCACCGCTTTATTGAGTTCCAACCCTGGAAAGGGACTATCGAAAAGCGTCAGAACGGATCATTGATAGCCATGGAGAGTGGAACTGCTTACGCTTATGCAATAGACAAACTCCAGGACAGAGGCAAGTTCTTTATTTTCCCCCAGGAAGAAGTCTATATGGGACAGGTAGTGGGCGAAAACAACCGCGATGGAGACATTACAGTGAATGTAACAAAGAGTAAGAAGCTTACAAATATGAGAGCTTCTGGTTCGGATGACAAGGTAAAACTTACCCCCCCCATCGTCTTCAGTCTCGAAGAAGCACTTGAATATATTCAGGGTGATGAGTATGTAGAAGTTACTCCAAAGTCTATTCGATTAAGGAAGATATTCCTGCAGGAACACGAAAGAAAAAGACTTTCTAAGCAGGCCTAA
- a CDS encoding adenosine kinase: MAKVLGMGNALVDILLRLDSDAVLERLEMPRGSMQLVDKHTAEKVMKATGHNGATKASGGSAANTIHGLANLGIKTGFLGKIGRDELGNFFKNDLLNKGIDPILLESETESGRAIALISPDSERTFATYLGAAVEMRADDIPDEVLKNYSYLHIEGYLVQNQELIREGLRRAKQYGLKVSLDLASFNVVEENLEFLRDNVARYVDILFANEEEARAFSGGLEGEEALEWMGQMCETVVLKQGAKGSLIKHNGQKVSVGSVISNPIDTTGAGDLYAAGFLFGLIRSLPVHKCGEIGALLSARVIEVIGPKMDEERWNAIRNELLVLAE; encoded by the coding sequence ATGGCAAAAGTACTGGGAATGGGCAATGCCCTGGTAGATATTCTTTTAAGACTTGATAGCGATGCAGTACTCGAGAGACTCGAGATGCCACGAGGCAGCATGCAACTGGTAGATAAACACACAGCCGAAAAAGTTATGAAGGCTACAGGCCACAACGGCGCCACCAAAGCATCGGGAGGTTCAGCAGCAAATACCATCCATGGCCTGGCAAATCTGGGTATAAAAACCGGCTTCCTGGGTAAGATTGGACGTGACGAACTGGGCAACTTCTTTAAAAACGATTTGCTCAACAAAGGAATAGATCCCATTTTGCTTGAAAGCGAAACAGAATCAGGAAGGGCTATTGCTCTGATCTCACCCGATTCGGAACGTACTTTTGCTACATATCTTGGAGCTGCCGTTGAAATGAGGGCAGACGATATACCCGACGAGGTGCTGAAAAACTACAGCTACCTGCATATAGAGGGTTATTTGGTACAAAACCAGGAGCTAATAAGGGAAGGCCTTAGGCGGGCAAAGCAATACGGTCTTAAAGTATCTCTAGACCTTGCCAGTTTCAATGTAGTTGAAGAAAACCTTGAATTCCTGCGTGACAACGTTGCCCGCTACGTTGATATACTTTTTGCAAATGAAGAAGAGGCACGTGCTTTCAGTGGAGGACTTGAAGGAGAGGAAGCCCTCGAATGGATGGGGCAGATGTGCGAAACAGTGGTTCTGAAACAAGGTGCCAAAGGATCACTTATAAAGCACAATGGTCAGAAAGTAAGTGTAGGCTCTGTTATTAGCAATCCAATCGACACAACCGGTGCCGGGGATCTTTATGCGGCAGGTTTTCTGTTTGGACTTATCAGATCTCTGCCGGTCCATAAATGTGGTGAAATAGGAGCCCTCCTGTCTGCAAGAGTAATAGAAGTTATTGGACCCAAGATGGACGAAGAAAGGTGGAATGCAATACGCAATGAACTGCTGGTATTGGCAGAGTAA
- a CDS encoding glycosyltransferase family 2 protein — MVLSVCIPVYNTSVLALVEVLRSQAAVLEELVEIILLDDGSAPEFREINSSLQGVEGIKYFEQDNMGRSATRNRLAELASGDYLLFVDSDCMVPEGFLRRYLKHCKSDCVVVGGIAYSPRPEDHKLMLRWKVGVKREQRSIEERRAKPYLSFLSSNFMISRSLFSDNRFNSALRNYGHEDTLFGNGLFIQGLQITHIDNPVIHTGLDTADLYLMKIEESIGNLLYIWAQGFDYRPFRILVAFRRLRTFGLAGVFAVLFCVFKKPIRRLLTGFCTSLFLLDIYKLGLFCLAYRQAKKIRAGR, encoded by the coding sequence ATGGTGCTTTCTGTTTGCATACCTGTATATAATACATCTGTTCTAGCTCTGGTTGAGGTATTAAGGTCTCAGGCTGCTGTACTTGAGGAACTTGTCGAGATAATTTTACTTGACGACGGTTCTGCTCCGGAGTTTAGAGAGATCAATTCCTCACTGCAAGGTGTTGAGGGGATTAAGTATTTTGAACAGGATAATATGGGACGGTCAGCTACACGCAATAGGCTTGCAGAGCTTGCAAGCGGGGATTATCTCTTGTTTGTTGACAGTGACTGTATGGTGCCTGAGGGCTTTCTCAGACGTTATCTGAAGCATTGTAAATCTGATTGTGTTGTGGTAGGGGGTATTGCATACAGTCCAAGACCCGAGGACCATAAACTTATGCTGAGGTGGAAGGTAGGGGTGAAGCGTGAACAGCGTTCTATTGAGGAGCGACGTGCAAAGCCCTATCTTAGCTTTCTTTCATCTAATTTCATGATAAGCCGGTCTTTGTTTAGTGATAATCGGTTCAACAGTGCACTTCGTAATTATGGCCATGAAGACACATTGTTTGGTAATGGTCTATTTATACAAGGGCTTCAAATAACACATATTGATAATCCGGTAATTCATACCGGACTGGATACGGCTGACCTATATCTTATGAAAATTGAGGAGAGTATTGGGAATCTATTGTATATATGGGCACAGGGGTTTGATTACAGACCATTCAGAATACTGGTTGCTTTCCGCAGATTAAGGACATTTGGGCTTGCCGGAGTATTTGCGGTATTATTCTGTGTTTTCAAAAAGCCAATTCGGCGATTACTAACAGGGTTCTGTACTTCGCTTTTTCTTTTAGACATTTACAAGTTGGGACTATTTTGCCTTGCCTACCGGCAAGCCAAAAAAATAAGGGCTGGTAGATAG
- a CDS encoding YceI family protein, which translates to MKKTALFISFVFAAVAVSAQTLSLDASNSTLGWVGKKVTGQHNGYLKFESGKLELEGENIKGGNFVVDMTSLTVEDIKDEKTNGMLVGHLKSDDFFSVETYPKANLVVEKATKSGETYTITGKLTIKGATHPITFDAVREKKSDGTQVFTGNVVVDRTLYNVKYGSGKFFASLGDNMIYDEFTLDFKIVLK; encoded by the coding sequence ATGAAAAAGACAGCATTATTTATATCATTTGTTTTCGCTGCAGTCGCAGTATCAGCTCAGACTTTGAGCCTTGATGCCAGTAATAGTACACTGGGTTGGGTAGGTAAGAAAGTTACAGGTCAGCACAATGGTTATCTTAAGTTTGAATCAGGCAAGTTGGAGCTTGAGGGTGAGAACATCAAGGGAGGTAACTTTGTTGTTGACATGACAAGTCTAACAGTTGAAGATATTAAGGATGAAAAGACTAATGGAATGTTGGTTGGTCACCTTAAGTCAGATGACTTCTTCAGCGTTGAGACTTACCCCAAGGCAAACCTTGTAGTTGAGAAGGCAACAAAGTCAGGTGAGACGTACACAATCACAGGAAAGCTTACTATCAAGGGGGCAACTCATCCTATTACTTTCGATGCAGTAAGGGAAAAGAAGAGCGACGGTACTCAGGTGTTTACCGGCAACGTGGTTGTTGACCGTACCCTTTACAATGTAAAGTATGGTTCAGGTAAGTTCTTTGCAAGCCTTGGAGACAATATGATATATGATGAATTTACATTGGATTTTAAGATCGTTCTCAAATAA
- a CDS encoding YfhO family protein, translating into MNRVKRLLPYIGIILGFVILSGLYFWPVVLENKVLPQMDNTHAIGMAQELFELEQQTGEKAQWTNSMFGGMPAFQIKSDSSANLFNYVNKVIALGLPYHNIAILFLYLAGFFVLARSMGFNLGLSFLGSVAFAFGSYNLIIIIAGHITKAYAIALMAPVIGGILYTYNRNKWGGALFTAIALGAEIAYNHVQITYYLALLALVLVLDKLVRAIKMKALKDFLRRTALLGVSLVLALLPNISNLWTTYEYGKESIRGKAILAEEEASRPLKGLDPDYVFAWSYGKGETLTLMIPNFNGGGSKPLGMNTDLTKGLQQRINDFLIKNGINYGQHQGQLVNQLSGEIMQQSQYWGSKPFTEGPVYAGAIMCFLFVLALFFYKGDEKWWLLAGTILSIVLAWGHNFEWFNMLMLKYFPLYNKFRTVEMTLVLASLCIPVLGLLGLKTVIQDPDLIKQNTGKFLASLALTGGVCLFFWLFPESLSLVSAFELQSINAGKAAQPDQAIIYDLLLQELKYARALLLKGDAFRSLVLIFLASASIWLYAKKTISLKYLIPGLIILVGLDMWGIDRRYINKDSFISERQANSQFSPSQADLRIKADSDQHYRVFSIDRNAFNEVHTSYFHKSLGGYHGAKLRRYQDLIDYYLTNDFQMLRVAANDTNSVATIQAVLARTPAINMLNAKYIIYNGESDPVQNPYAMGNAWFVNNVRMVSTALDELLGISEVDLSNTAVIHEEFAEILGNETIGAEAGTIELISYHPDRLTYKANTASTQLAVFSEVYYSRGWKAYVNHVEVPIIRANYILRSIFIPAGESTVEFRFEPTSYKYGKLISIAGSILLIALLIFSIVVVVKRKDDKILNTEV; encoded by the coding sequence ATGAATAGAGTTAAGAGATTACTTCCGTACATAGGAATAATACTTGGTTTTGTAATCCTATCAGGTCTGTATTTCTGGCCTGTTGTATTGGAAAACAAGGTTCTACCGCAGATGGACAACACCCATGCTATTGGAATGGCCCAGGAGCTTTTCGAACTTGAGCAGCAGACAGGTGAGAAGGCCCAATGGACCAATTCAATGTTTGGTGGAATGCCTGCCTTCCAGATCAAAAGTGATTCGTCAGCCAATCTCTTCAACTACGTAAATAAAGTTATTGCCTTAGGACTACCCTATCACAACATTGCAATACTCTTCCTGTATCTTGCAGGGTTCTTTGTGCTTGCACGAAGCATGGGCTTTAACCTGGGACTGAGCTTTCTGGGAAGTGTTGCATTCGCCTTTGGCTCCTACAACCTGATTATTATTATTGCCGGGCACATCACCAAGGCTTACGCCATTGCACTGATGGCACCGGTAATTGGGGGAATATTATATACATATAATCGAAATAAGTGGGGCGGGGCATTATTTACAGCAATCGCGCTCGGTGCAGAGATAGCATACAACCATGTTCAGATAACCTATTATCTGGCCCTCTTAGCCCTTGTCCTTGTTCTCGACAAGCTCGTAAGGGCAATAAAGATGAAAGCCCTGAAAGACTTTTTGCGCAGAACAGCCTTACTAGGTGTTTCTTTAGTATTGGCTCTGCTGCCAAATATCAGCAACCTTTGGACAACTTATGAGTACGGTAAGGAAAGTATCAGAGGGAAAGCCATCCTGGCCGAGGAAGAAGCGTCCAGGCCCCTGAAGGGGCTGGACCCTGACTATGTCTTTGCATGGTCCTATGGCAAGGGTGAGACACTAACCCTTATGATCCCTAATTTCAATGGTGGAGGTTCAAAACCACTTGGAATGAATACGGATCTTACCAAGGGCCTTCAGCAACGGATTAATGATTTCCTGATAAAAAACGGTATAAATTACGGTCAGCACCAGGGTCAGCTGGTAAACCAGTTGTCCGGTGAAATCATGCAACAATCACAATACTGGGGTAGCAAACCCTTTACTGAAGGGCCGGTTTATGCCGGAGCCATTATGTGCTTCCTCTTTGTGCTTGCGCTGTTCTTTTACAAAGGAGATGAAAAGTGGTGGCTTCTTGCAGGTACAATCCTGTCAATAGTTCTTGCATGGGGACACAATTTCGAGTGGTTCAATATGCTTATGTTAAAGTATTTCCCGCTTTATAATAAGTTCCGTACCGTCGAGATGACCCTTGTATTAGCCTCACTTTGTATTCCTGTACTTGGACTATTGGGACTTAAGACCGTGATACAAGATCCTGATCTTATCAAGCAAAATACAGGGAAGTTCCTTGCATCCTTAGCTCTGACTGGTGGTGTCTGCCTGTTTTTCTGGCTATTCCCGGAGAGCTTAAGCCTTGTAAGTGCATTCGAACTTCAGTCTATCAATGCAGGAAAGGCAGCTCAGCCAGATCAGGCTATTATTTACGACCTGCTCCTGCAAGAATTGAAGTATGCAAGGGCCTTACTGCTGAAGGGAGATGCCTTCAGATCACTTGTCCTGATCTTTTTAGCAAGTGCCTCTATATGGCTTTATGCAAAGAAGACAATTAGCCTGAAATACCTTATCCCCGGTCTGATTATCCTTGTTGGTCTTGATATGTGGGGAATAGACCGCCGCTATATCAATAAGGATTCTTTTATATCAGAACGTCAGGCCAATAGCCAATTTAGTCCCAGTCAGGCCGACCTAAGGATAAAAGCTGACAGTGATCAACATTACAGGGTATTCTCCATTGATAGAAATGCCTTTAATGAAGTTCACACAAGCTATTTCCATAAATCACTGGGAGGTTATCACGGTGCCAAGCTAAGGCGTTATCAGGATCTGATTGATTATTATCTTACAAATGATTTTCAGATGCTTAGAGTAGCTGCTAATGATACAAACTCAGTGGCTACGATACAGGCTGTATTGGCTAGAACTCCAGCAATTAATATGCTCAATGCCAAGTATATTATTTATAATGGAGAAAGCGACCCGGTACAGAATCCATACGCTATGGGTAATGCCTGGTTTGTCAACAATGTTCGTATGGTTTCCACGGCACTGGACGAACTCCTTGGTATTTCTGAAGTTGATCTATCCAATACCGCTGTTATACATGAGGAATTTGCTGAAATACTGGGAAATGAAACTATTGGAGCAGAGGCAGGAACTATAGAATTAATCTCTTACCATCCGGACAGGCTGACTTACAAGGCGAATACTGCTTCTACCCAACTAGCAGTATTTAGCGAGGTATATTATAGCAGAGGTTGGAAAGCCTATGTAAACCACGTAGAAGTTCCAATTATCAGGGCCAATTATATACTTAGATCTATCTTTATCCCGGCTGGAGAAAGCACGGTTGAATTCCGCTTTGAACCAACATCTTACAAATACGGCAAACTTATTTCAATTGCCGGTTCGATATTGCTCATAGCTCTCTTGATTTTTTCAATTGTAGTGGTTGTAAAAAGAAAGGATGACAAAATATTGAATACTGAAGTCTGA
- a CDS encoding glycosyltransferase family 2 protein has product MPDLLPRVSIITVVYNGEATLERTILSVKSLNYSNLEYIIIDGASKDGTLDIVERHKEVVSRLISEPDKGLYDAMNKGLDLASGDYVWFINSGDEVADPELLNRIFGINSSADIYYGDTLIVDNNGEEIGHRRLSPPENLTWLDFRKGMLVSHQSIIVARRIAEHYDLQYRFSADFDWVLKALRKAERIVNGKAVFSRFLDGGLTKSNILPGLKERFSIMVRNYGFITTLLSHIPIGLKFLYFLIRYKRF; this is encoded by the coding sequence ATGCCTGATTTATTACCACGGGTAAGTATTATTACTGTCGTATACAACGGAGAGGCTACGCTTGAACGGACCATCCTTAGTGTAAAGTCGCTGAATTACAGCAACCTTGAGTATATTATCATTGATGGTGCAAGTAAGGATGGCACCCTTGATATAGTTGAAAGACACAAGGAGGTTGTAAGCCGGTTAATCAGTGAACCTGACAAGGGTCTCTATGATGCGATGAACAAGGGTTTGGACCTTGCAAGCGGGGATTACGTGTGGTTTATTAACTCAGGTGATGAGGTGGCAGACCCGGAACTGTTAAATAGGATTTTCGGGATAAATTCGTCTGCAGATATTTACTATGGAGACACCCTGATTGTTGATAACAATGGAGAGGAGATAGGACACCGTCGCCTTTCTCCTCCTGAAAATCTGACGTGGCTTGATTTTAGAAAGGGCATGCTAGTAAGCCACCAGAGCATAATTGTAGCGCGAAGAATTGCTGAGCACTATGATCTACAGTACAGGTTTTCTGCAGATTTTGACTGGGTGTTGAAGGCTCTTAGAAAGGCAGAGAGGATAGTTAACGGGAAAGCTGTCTTTTCACGTTTTCTGGATGGGGGATTGACAAAGAGCAATATTCTGCCAGGACTAAAGGAGAGATTCTCAATTATGGTCAGGAATTATGGCTTTATTACTACTCTTCTTAGCCATATTCCTATTGGCCTTAAATTTCTGTATTTCCTAATAAGATATAAACGCTTTTAG
- a CDS encoding glycosyltransferase family 4 protein, translating into MRVVHINRSDARGGASLAASRIVQAQRGIGIDAKLLVGEKLTKAEWVVSIADSPVRKLQLTANFLRDLAAFYPHERNRLERFAFSPALAGFDLSRHPLVREADIIHLHWFNQGFMSVKGLAKIFSLGKPVVWTLHDMWSFTGGCHYSGECESYTIKCGNCPKIIDPAKKDISFTQHKRKKKIYKHAPLSIVTCSKWLGSLAKESSLLRKHPVSSIPNPIDTELYSPCSRSEARERLSIPDDKKIILFGAANVADPRKGMPLLLHALRKMAKGRHASNIRLVIFGKIPANIEEELPFPSHLMHYINDPKVLADLYNSADLFVLPSLEDNLPNTVMEALACGTPVAAFRIGGVPEMVAHGICGYLATPGSAEGLAEGMEHLLFNPDAEDYRRRSREKVRSNFAPELVARRYQELYLSLHEGKMIENA; encoded by the coding sequence ATGCGCGTAGTTCATATCAACAGAAGTGATGCAAGGGGAGGGGCCTCCCTGGCTGCATCAAGGATAGTGCAGGCCCAGCGTGGCATTGGAATCGATGCTAAACTGCTGGTTGGGGAGAAGCTTACCAAGGCTGAATGGGTAGTTTCCATTGCCGATAGTCCTGTGAGAAAACTTCAGTTGACAGCTAATTTTCTCAGGGATCTTGCAGCTTTTTATCCACATGAAAGAAACCGTCTTGAACGTTTTGCCTTTTCTCCTGCGCTTGCTGGCTTTGATCTGAGCCGTCATCCCCTGGTAAGGGAAGCCGATATTATCCACCTACACTGGTTTAACCAGGGATTTATGTCTGTCAAAGGACTGGCCAAAATTTTCAGCTTAGGAAAGCCTGTAGTATGGACCCTGCACGATATGTGGAGCTTTACCGGCGGATGTCACTATTCAGGCGAATGCGAAAGCTATACCATAAAGTGTGGTAACTGTCCCAAGATAATAGATCCTGCCAAAAAGGATATTTCTTTTACTCAGCATAAGAGGAAGAAAAAGATATACAAACATGCACCTTTGTCAATAGTTACATGCAGTAAGTGGCTTGGGTCATTGGCAAAGGAATCATCTTTACTCAGAAAGCATCCGGTTAGTTCGATACCAAATCCTATTGATACCGAACTTTACAGTCCATGTTCAAGGAGTGAAGCAAGGGAGAGACTAAGTATACCTGATGATAAGAAAATCATCCTCTTTGGTGCTGCAAATGTAGCTGATCCACGTAAGGGTATGCCCTTGTTGCTGCATGCTTTGAGGAAGATGGCAAAGGGAAGGCATGCCTCAAATATCAGACTTGTAATCTTTGGAAAGATTCCTGCAAATATTGAGGAGGAATTACCGTTTCCTTCTCATCTTATGCACTATATAAATGATCCAAAAGTGCTTGCTGATTTGTACAATTCGGCTGACCTGTTTGTTCTTCCTTCACTTGAGGACAATCTTCCGAATACTGTTATGGAGGCTCTGGCTTGTGGAACACCGGTGGCTGCCTTCAGAATAGGAGGAGTACCGGAGATGGTTGCACATGGTATCTGTGGCTATTTGGCCACACCGGGAAGTGCGGAAGGGCTTGCCGAAGGTATGGAGCATCTGTTGTTTAATCCAGATGCGGAGGACTATCGACGAAGGTCAAGGGAGAAGGTAAGAAGCAATTTTGCACCGGAACTGGTTGCCCGGCGTTACCAAGAGCTTTATCTATCCCTACATGAAGGTAAAATGATTGAAAATGCCTGA
- a CDS encoding Gfo/Idh/MocA family protein produces the protein MSDSAINFGIVGCGRIAQRHAQHINNNGRLVATYDIKPEKSEALASEYGAKAFPSYESFLEENKGKMHVVSVCSPNGMHATHTIAALRAGYHVLCEKPMAINVEDCRRMIDGAAQAKRLLFIVKQNRFNPPVKALKHVIEEGRLGRIFSVQLSCFWNRNEKYYAESDWKGSREMDGGTLFTQFSHFIDLLYWLIGDIKTVLPLTRNFDHQGIIDFEDTGVVAVEFYNGAIGTINYTVNSYKKNMEGSLTVFAENGTVKIGGQYLNELEYQNIKDYRIENLEESKKPNDYGEYQGSMSNHDKVYENLVAVLNNKGVIATSGYEGLKTVEIIDKIYSSAR, from the coding sequence ATGTCAGATTCCGCGATAAATTTTGGTATAGTCGGCTGCGGCAGAATAGCCCAGAGACACGCACAGCACATAAACAACAATGGCAGGCTTGTAGCTACCTATGATATTAAACCCGAAAAATCTGAAGCCCTGGCTTCTGAATATGGAGCAAAGGCCTTTCCAAGCTATGAGAGCTTCCTTGAAGAAAACAAAGGAAAGATGCATGTTGTCTCGGTCTGTTCTCCAAATGGGATGCATGCCACTCATACCATAGCCGCCCTAAGGGCCGGCTACCATGTGCTTTGCGAAAAGCCCATGGCAATTAATGTGGAGGACTGCCGTCGTATGATTGACGGAGCCGCACAGGCCAAGCGCCTTTTGTTTATAGTCAAGCAAAACCGCTTCAATCCCCCGGTAAAGGCACTTAAGCATGTTATTGAGGAGGGACGTCTTGGCAGAATATTCTCTGTGCAACTTAGCTGCTTCTGGAACAGAAACGAAAAGTACTATGCAGAGTCTGACTGGAAGGGTAGCCGTGAGATGGACGGAGGGACTCTCTTTACCCAGTTCAGCCACTTTATCGACCTACTCTACTGGTTGATCGGCGATATCAAGACCGTCCTCCCTTTGACAAGGAATTTTGACCACCAGGGCATCATAGATTTTGAAGATACAGGAGTTGTTGCTGTTGAGTTTTATAATGGTGCAATAGGAACCATCAATTATACGGTCAACAGTTACAAGAAAAATATGGAAGGTTCTCTTACTGTATTTGCAGAGAATGGAACTGTAAAGATTGGAGGACAGTACCTTAACGAACTTGAGTACCAGAACATTAAGGACTACAGAATAGAAAACCTTGAAGAAAGCAAAAAGCCAAATGACTATGGTGAATATCAGGGTTCTATGTCCAACCACGACAAGGTTTACGAAAACCTTGTCGCAGTGCTTAACAACAAGGGAGTAATAGCCACAAGCGGTTACGAAGGACTTAAGACCGTCGAGATAATCGACAAGATATATTCTTCAGCAAGATAA
- a CDS encoding acyltransferase translates to MKPERTFNIGIRDVNFGPGVTVADCVNLYGCTIGEACFIGPFVEVQKGVVIGKNTKVQSHSFICELVSIGDNCFIGHGVMFINDLFSDGKPADGDKAKWKSTTIGNNVSIGSNATILPVSICDGAVIGAGAVVTKNIDLPGIYAGNPARLIKSL, encoded by the coding sequence ATGAAACCAGAGAGGACCTTCAATATAGGAATAAGGGACGTTAACTTTGGTCCGGGAGTAACTGTGGCCGATTGTGTCAACCTTTACGGATGTACAATTGGAGAAGCCTGCTTTATTGGCCCCTTTGTTGAGGTACAAAAAGGTGTTGTTATCGGCAAAAACACAAAGGTCCAATCGCATAGTTTTATTTGTGAATTGGTAAGTATCGGAGACAATTGTTTTATCGGACATGGTGTAATGTTTATAAATGATCTGTTTTCCGATGGCAAACCGGCCGACGGAGATAAAGCCAAATGGAAAAGCACCACTATAGGAAATAACGTCTCAATAGGTTCAAACGCAACCATACTTCCTGTCAGCATCTGTGACGGGGCAGTTATAGGGGCTGGTGCCGTTGTGACCAAGAATATAGACTTACCGGGTATCTATGCAGGCAATCCAGCCCGATTGATTAAAAGCCTCTGA